GACTTAATTACAATATGCAAAGCAATGGTGATCTACATCAGGTCTATGGTGGGGAAATTGATAAGGATGGTAATGTAACTTTAATGGGTCTTGCCTATAACGGAGGGGATGTTCATGTGAGATCTTCTGGTGCCCCCTATGGCAAAGGAGGTGACACAGGCATGTCATTTGGTACTGATTCCTATAGCAAAGATAACACAAATGTGATTCCATTTGGCGGGTTCCCGGATGAACGGGGTATTATCCCTGCTGGTAGGCCTGCTGCAGATTATGATCAATTATATAATCAATCTTCAGTCCATATTCCAGGAGCAGGTCATGAGAAAGAGTTGGATGCATCAAATCCTGGTGCAGTTGCAAATACTCCTCAAGTAGTAAAACAAAAGTCTGAAACTGTGTCCAAGAATAAACAAGAGTCCAAAGCAAACAAGAAAGAATCTCCAAACAGCTTCCCAACTAATGTCAGGAGCTTGATATCTACTGGTATGCTGGATGGTGTTCCTGTAAAGTATGTGTCGGCGGCCCGTGAGGTAAAAGATAGTATTTATTGTTAATGTTTACCATTTTAGTTTAAAGTTCTTTCTAATAAGTTTATGGTTAAATATTACGGATGAAGGAACTTCGTGGAATTATAAAAGGATCTGGCTATCTTTGTGGGTGTAAGAAATGCAACTATTCGAAGGTTTGTAATCCATCCTGATTACGCACCTCAGTGACCGGTTTCCATTTCTTAAAAGCCATTGACTGACCTGCTGATGTTTTATCATATCAGGCTCTGAATGCATATGAGTTTGAGAGACATGCTAATTGCAAATCAAAACATCCAAACAATCacatttattttgataatgGGAAGACCATTTATCAAATAGTACAGGAATTGAAGAGTACCCCTGAAAGTATGTTGTTTGATACAATTCAAACTGTCTTTGGTGCACCAATTAATCAGAAAGCATTTCGCTATTGGAAAGGTAAATGAATTTCTCTCTCAAGTCTTACCGTTTCTGGTTGTTTGGTATGTCACTCATCCAATTCTTTCAACTCCTCTTCAGAATCTTACCAAGCAGCAACGCGTGAGCTTCAGCGCATTTATGGAAAAGAATAACTTAAAAATCTAACTCCCGAAGCCTTTGTGA
The genomic region above belongs to Arachis duranensis cultivar V14167 chromosome 3, aradu.V14167.gnm2.J7QH, whole genome shotgun sequence and contains:
- the LOC107476871 gene encoding uncharacterized protein LOC107476871 isoform X1 gives rise to the protein MSFQNKGFWTVKGSGHINDRETTFDNPSKVEPKRPHQWFVDSAEVDLFPNKKQAVEDVNGKSSSGFSNVNYPPWDNSSGFSVSNIVDQLFGSETRQVNVIEKNVYVPAGSSNVRSRAMTNQYGDNSSIGLSISHSVENSEAPLNYGGVKKVKVSQVKDIDGVRHHPEGLNYNMQSNGDLHQVYGGEIDKDGNVTLMGLAYNGGDVHVRSSGAPYGKGGDTGMSFGTDSYSKDNTNVIPFGGFPDERGIIPAGRPAADYDQLYNQSSVHIPGAGHEKELDASNPGAVANTPQVVKQKSETVSKNKQESKANKKESPNSFPTNVRSLISTGMLDGVPVKYVSAAREMKELRGIIKGSGYLCGCKKCNYSKALNAYEFERHANCKSKHPNNHIYFDNGKTIYQIVQELKSTPESMLFDTIQTVFGAPINQKAFRYWKESYQAATRELQRIYGKE
- the LOC107476871 gene encoding uncharacterized protein LOC107476871 isoform X2, translated to MSFQNKGFWTVKGSGHINDRETTFDNPSKVEPKRPHQWFVDSAEVDLFPNKKQAVEDVNGKSSSGFSNVNYPPWDNSSGFSVSNIVDQLFGSETRQVNVIEKNVYVPAGSSNVRSRAMTNQYGDNSSIGLSISHSVENSEAPLNYGGVKKVKVSQVKDIDGVRHHPEGLNYNMQSNGDLHQVYGGEIDKDGNVTLMGLAYNGGDVHVRSSGAPYGKGGDTGMSFGTDSYSKDNTNVIPFGGFPDERGIIPAGRPAADYDQLYNQSSVHIPGAGHEKELDASNPGAVANTPQVVKQKSETVSKNKQESKANKKESPNSFPTNVRSLISTGMLDGVPVKYVSAAREELRGIIKGSGYLCGCKKCNYSKALNAYEFERHANCKSKHPNNHIYFDNGKTIYQIVQELKSTPESMLFDTIQTVFGAPINQKAFRYWKESYQAATRELQRIYGKE